The following is a genomic window from Desulfosoma caldarium.
GACTACATCATTTTGCCGGAAGTCATTTCCAAAGAACCCTTGGCCCCTGTGGTGCGCCATGGGGATGATCAATGGTTCGACATCGTCAACTGGACGGTCATGGCCTTGATTCAAGCCGAAGAATTCGGCATCACGTCCAAAAACGTGGATGCAATGCTCAAGAGCCAGGATCCGGAAATTCAGCGGTTCCTGGGCGTGACACCGGGCCTTGGAGCCGCTCTGGGTCTGGATGACAAATGGGCCTATAACATCGTGAAGCAAGTAGGGAATTACGGAGAGATTTTTGAACGCAATGTGGGCCCTCAAACTCCTTTGGCCATGGAACGGGGCCTGAATGCCTTGTGGACCAAGGGCGGACTCATGTACGCGGCCCCTTTCCGTTAAAATACCGCTCTTGAAAAGGAGCGCCGCAAACCGCCCCTCCTTGTCGCGTCGTGCGGCGCTCCTAAAGGACGAAAACACGCCGGGCATGAGCTTTTCTTGAACACACGCCGAGGGCTCATCAAAGTATGACCGTGATAAAAAATTTCCCGACAGTTCGAGACCTTCGGCCTCGCACCCAAAACGGGCAGAAGGGCCGTGGTGCCGGAATGTTTGACATTTTGGCCCATGCAGTGAGACAGATCTGACGGAGGCTACGCTTGGATTCGTCCCAAACGGTGGCGTCTCGACCCTTCCATCCCAAGGAACCTTTTTGGCTCGATCCTAGATTTCGTGCCCTGCTTTTTCAAGCCTTGGTCCTGGGTGCCGTAGCTCTTCTGGCCTGGTATCTCATGGCCAACACCATAGCCAATCTGCAGCGTCAAAAAATCGCTACGGGCTTTGCTTTTCTTGAAAAAGAAGCGGCCTTTGAAATCGGCGAATCCGTTATCAGCTACAGTGCCGCGGACACTTATGCGCGAGCCCTTTTCGTGGGGGCTTTAAACACGGTCAAAGTGGCCGCCATCGGCATTGGCCTCACCGTGGTCCTGGGCACCTTCATCGGCATAGCACGCCTTTCATCCAACTGGCTCATTGCGCGCCTTGCGGCCGTCTACATCGAGGTGATGCAGGATGTTCCCGTGCTTCTGCAGCTGTTTTTTTGGTACGCGCTCTTTTACGAAATGCTTCCGGGACCGCGCCAGGCTCTGAACCCCATGATCGGTGTCTATGTGTGCAATCGAGGACTCATTGTGCCGTCCTTGAATCCACATCCGGCATGGCGTTGGATGATCCTTGCGTTCACCGCAGCCATGGTGGCCTCATGGCTTTTGCGGGCGTGGGCCCGGCGCCGCCAGGACCGCACCGGTCGCCCATTTCCCGTCTTTCGCACCTCTTTGGTGCTTGTCCTGGGGGCGCCGCTCGTAACCTGGTGGGCTTTCGGCTTTCCCCGCGCCGTAACTCTGCCGGAACTTCAAGGGTTCAATTTCGTCGGCGGCAAGACCCTTAGCCCGGAATTTTCCGCTCTTTTGCTGGGCTTGGTCCTTTACACGGCCGCTTTTGTGGCGGAAATCGTCCGAGCTGGCATTCAGGCCGTAGGCAAAGGCCAGCGCGAAGCCGCCATGTCTTTGGGGCTCAGGCCGGCCCAGGTGCTTCGACTGGTCATTTTGCCGCAAGCCCTACGGGTTATCATTCCTCCCCTCACGAGCCAAATGCTCAATTTGACCAAGAACAGTTCCTTGGCCGTGGCCATTGGATACCCGGACTTTGTTTCCGTGGCCAACACCACCATCAACCAGACCGGGCAATCCATAGAAGGGGTGGCCTTGATCATGGCGGTCTATCTCTTCTTCAGTCTGTCCACTTCCGCCTTTATGAATTGGTACAACAAAAAGGCTAGACTAGTAGAACGATGAGCGGCTTTGAACGAACCATGTCCCCACGCCCCTCGCAAACACCGGATGACCTCAAGCCGCCCGTGACCACGGTGGGACCCCTGGGATGGCTGAGAAAAAATCTTTTTAACACCCCGTTAAATGCCGTCCTGACAGGCCTTACCCTCTTTTTTCTATGGAAAACCGTTCTGCCCTTCTTTCGATGGGCTTTTGTCGATGCCGTGTGGGTCGGCCCTTCCAACCTGTGCCGGCAATCGGAAGGGGCGTGCTGGTCGGTGATCAGCCAAAATATCCGGTTCATTCTGTTTGGTTTCTATCCCTATGATCAACAATGGCGGCCCATCACGGCCATGCTCTTGTTGTTAGGCCTCGTGTTTTTTTCCAGAGACCGCAAGTTCTGGACTAAAACCTTGGCCTGTGCCTGGATCGTGGGTTTAGGGGCCATGGGCACGCTGATGGCGGGAGGCCTCTTTGGGCTCCCCCCCGTGGAAAGCACACAATGGGGGGGGCTTCCTCTGACCCTTCTTCTCGCCGTCTTCGGTCTTACGGCGGCCTACCCGCTGGGTGTCCTTTTGGCTTTGGGACGCCAGTCCCGCCTTCCCGCCGTAAAGCTGCTCTGTGTCGTCTATATTGAACTGATTCGAGGCGTGCCCCTCATTAGTTTGCTTTTCATGGCCTCCATCATCTTTCCCCTATTTCTCCCCGCCGGCATCACGATTAACAAGATCCTGCGGGCTCAGGTTGCCATCATTCTGTTTACCGCGGCCTACATTGCGGAAGTGGTGCGCGGCGGACTTCAAGCCATACCCAAAGGGCAGTATGAAGCGGCCGAATCCTTGGGGCTCAACTACTATCTCACCATGCGCCTCGTGGTACTTCCCCAGGCTCTAAAAATCGTGATTCCACCGACCGTGAGCATTCTGATCTCCGCCTTCAAGGATACCTCTCTGGTGGTCATCATCGCGCTCTACGATGTACTGAAGACAACCCAAACCGTGTTGTCCAACCCGGAATGGATGGGCTTTAGCCGAGAAGCCTATCTGTTCCTCGCCATACTCTATTTCGCGGGTTGCTTCTCCATGTCCCATGCAGGTCGCCGACTGGAAAGGCAGCTTTCCACGAACCGTCAGGAGGGTGGCTGAGATGGCGCTTCCTGTTTTCCATGGTGGAGCACAGCCCAGGCCGAAAAAACCTTATGCCGGCTTCAACAATCCTGTTCGAGAAGTTATCATTTGACCGCTATGGCATAAATCAAGATGTGACCCACGTGGGACAGAGGTAAGGTCCATGACAAACACAGCACTTCACCAGCCGCCGGCCGACACCGCTCCCATGCTGGAAATGATCGATGTGCACAAGTGGTTCGGCGAATTTCACGTCCTTCGCGGTATCAACCTCACCGTGCACGCCAAGGAACGAATCGTCATCTGCGGCCCGTCAGGCTCCGGCAAATCGACCCTCATTCGATGCATCAACCGATTGGAAGAACATCAAAGGGGTCGCATCATCGTGAATGGCATCGAACTGACCCACAATATCAAGAACATTGAAAAAATCCGCTCCGAAGTGGGCATGGTCTTTCAGCACTTTAATCTGTTTCCACACCTGACCGTGCTGGACAACCTCACCCTAGGCCCCATATGGGTACGCAAGATTCCGCGAAAACAGGCGGAAGAAATGGCCATGTATTACCTGGAAAAAGTCCATATCGCCGATCAGGCGCGCAAGTATCCGGGGCAGCTTTCCGGAGGTCAGCAACAACGGGTGGCCATCGCTCGAAGCCTGTGCATGAACCCCAAGGTTATGCTCTTTGATGAACCCACTTCAGCCCTGGATCCTGAAATGATCAAAGAAGTCCTGGACGTCATGATCGAACTGGCCCAGGAAGGCATGACCATGCTTGTGGTCACCCATGAAATGGGCTTCGCTCGAAGTGTGGCCCATCGGGTTCTGTTCATGGACGGAGGGCGCGTGGTGGAGGAAAATACTCCCGAAGAATTTTTCTCCAATCCCAAGCACGAGCGCACCCGTCTGTTTCTCAGCCAGATCCTTCACTGAACTTAAGCTGGCGCGACCCCGTCGGCTTTGGCCTTAAGGGCATTCCATGGAACAATGCCCCTGGCTTTGAAAGCATAGGCATTTTGCCTGCTCTTTTGGCACACAAGAGGCTCGCCCTCCCAGGGGATCAAGCCGTGATCGGTCCGGTCTCGGGCCAGATGATTGGCCGACCGTGGGTTTTGAGGCTCCGTCTCCCACGATTCCAAATCGGGTGCCGTCGAGGCGCCCTATGCATCAAGGGTGACCGCATGCCTGCACGGAGGATCTTCTGTGGCCTGGAATGGATACTCGAAACCCGTCAAGGCTTCGGCGCAGCCTTTGAAAGAACCCCAAGACGCGTTCTGGGATGTGTTCGGGTTGGGCCAATGTTCCTTGGATTACCTTGGGATCATCGACCGATTTCCTCAAGCGGACAGCAAGTGTGAATTTCGAGGCTTGACCATGCAGGGAGGCGGCCCTGTCGCCACGGCGCTGGTGGCCCTAAACCGCTGGGGAAAACGCTGCCTTCTGTGCGGCGTGGTGGGAGACGACCCTTTCGGCGAAGCCATTCTTCAGTCGCTCCACAACGAAGGGGTTCATACGGACGGCGTGCAGGTGCGCACCGAAGGCGCATCCCAATTTGCCTTTATTGCCGCGGAACCCGCCACGGCACGGCGCACCATCTTTTGGCGGCGTCCGACGGGAGCGCCCCTGCGCCCGGATGAGGTGCCTTGGCAGGAGGTCCGTCGAAGCCGAGTGATTCTCACCGACGGCTTTTTCATGGACGCGGCCCTGGCGCTGGCTCGAAAGGCCCGAGCTTGGAACATTCCCGTGGTCGTGGATGCAGGATCCCTTCGCGACGGCATGCTGGATCTGGCGCGATGGAGCGATCATTTCATTGCGTCGGAGGTTTTTGCCCGAAGCCTTATGGGGACCGAGGATTCGGAAGGGGCGTGCCGAAAACTGGCCAGTCTTGGACCCGAGGTGGTGGGGGTCACCCTGGGCGCGCGAGGAAGCGTCTTTTACTACCGAGGCCGGTTGGCCTTTCAGGAAGCCTATGCCGTGGATGTTGTGGACACCACGGGATGCGGCGATGTCTTTCACGGAGCCTACGTCTACGGACTGCTAGAAGGATGGCCCGTTCATGAGCGTTTTCGGCGCGCCTCGTGGGCGGCGGCTCAGGTAGCCCGCCGCCTGGGAGGCCGTGCAGGCATTCCCGCCTCGCTTCAGGGACCCATACCGTAAGCTTTACCTCAAAGCCCACCCGGAGTTACATTGCGTCGCCAGGGCTTTCGTCGTGCATGCGCGGACATTTCCCCAAAAAAGCGAGGTCGTAGAACCCATGGGCCATGAAAAACGATGGTGCCAACCCGCCGTGATCACCGTGGGCCAGGAAGTGCTCTATGGAGAAAGGCCCAATGACAACCTCCTCTGGCTTCTTCGAGCCTTTGAAAGCTTCGGGATTCCGGCTGCCGTGGCCATGGTGCTGCCCGACGATGAGGTGGCCATCGGAAAGCACCTGGCCTTTCTTGTGAGTCAAGGGTACCGGCCCATTTTTGTTTCCGGAGGCATAGGAGGCACCCACGACGATCGCACACGCCAAGGCATCGCCCTGGCCTTGCAACGCCCGTTGGTACGGCACGAGGAATGCTTTGCCCTGCTGGCTCGCCGGTACGGCACCCGTTTCACCGAGCAACGCCAAAGAATGGCTTGGCTTCCTCAAGGAGCGCAGCTCATGGCCAATCCCCTTGGAGCCCCCGGATTTTTCGTGGATCCCGTGTATGCCTTTCCGGGATTTCCTCAAATGCTTCATCCTATGGCCCAGAAAGTGCTCGAAGATCTGCTGCGCATGGAAGCTCCACCGGAAAGGCGAGTCCTGGAACTGACCTTGAAAATTCCCGAAGGTGACATTGCGGAAGAGGTGGAATCGTTCGCCGCACGGCACCCCTCCGTGGAAATCGGCCTCTACCCCAGCATCACTCCTGAAGGGCCTACGGTGTGTGTGCGATGCCGAGGCTCCATGAACGCGGCATCAGACTGGAATGCCGTGCACGCGTTCCTCAAAAAGCTTGAAGCCTCTCACCCCGTTGTGGAACCCCTACACGAGGTGCCGCCGCCATCCCCGCAGCTAGTCTAAGCATGCCTTCAGGATCTCATTCCGAACTAGCACCGCACGCCGCGATACGCGTTCGCCGCGTGTGGCGCTTACCCATGGAACATTTTCGGTCAAGCAGCCTGTAAACCACTGCCTCGTGCCAAGGCCGGTTCACGCGTCGTTGACGGCATCGATGAATTGGCGCAGCCTGCCAAAATCCCTGCGATGAAAGTCCACATAGAGGTGACTGAGTCCGGCGCAGTCAGGTTCGTCCTTTTCTTCTTCGAGAGGAGGCCCCAGACGAATGGTGCCACCGGGTCGCAGAATGTCCTGAAAATCTCTACGCAAGTCATCCTCGGCCCCCGAAGGCAGAGGCTGCGACAAGCGAAGAATAAGGCCGTCTCTGGTGTATCGAAGACTATGGTAACGCCGATAGAATCGACGAATTTCGTTAACGGCCCCTTTGACGGAAGGAATCCGCCGAAACAGATGAAAATCACTGGGGGAAATGAGTCCTCGGGACAAAAGTTCATCTTTAAGAAACTGGATAAACCGCACCCAATAGGTCCCTTCTGGGGCTTCCAAGAACACCAGAGGTACGGGGTTATGTTTTCCGGTCTGCAGCAAAGTCAAGGTTTCCATGGCCTCGTCCATGGTGCCAAATCCTCCGGGAAACAAGGCCACCCCATCGGCTTCCTTGAGAAACGCCACCTTGCGGTTGAAAAAATACTTGTAGGTGATGGATCTCGGAGTCTGGTGCACCACCGGGTTCATGGTCTGTTCAAAAGGCAATCGAATGTTGACACCAAAGGAATGCTCTGGTCCGGCCCCTTCATTAGCTGCCTGC
Proteins encoded in this region:
- a CDS encoding amino acid ABC transporter permease; amino-acid sequence: MDSSQTVASRPFHPKEPFWLDPRFRALLFQALVLGAVALLAWYLMANTIANLQRQKIATGFAFLEKEAAFEIGESVISYSAADTYARALFVGALNTVKVAAIGIGLTVVLGTFIGIARLSSNWLIARLAAVYIEVMQDVPVLLQLFFWYALFYEMLPGPRQALNPMIGVYVCNRGLIVPSLNPHPAWRWMILAFTAAMVASWLLRAWARRRQDRTGRPFPVFRTSLVLVLGAPLVTWWAFGFPRAVTLPELQGFNFVGGKTLSPEFSALLLGLVLYTAAFVAEIVRAGIQAVGKGQREAAMSLGLRPAQVLRLVILPQALRVIIPPLTSQMLNLTKNSSLAVAIGYPDFVSVANTTINQTGQSIEGVALIMAVYLFFSLSTSAFMNWYNKKARLVER
- a CDS encoding amino acid ABC transporter permease, with amino-acid sequence MSGFERTMSPRPSQTPDDLKPPVTTVGPLGWLRKNLFNTPLNAVLTGLTLFFLWKTVLPFFRWAFVDAVWVGPSNLCRQSEGACWSVISQNIRFILFGFYPYDQQWRPITAMLLLLGLVFFSRDRKFWTKTLACAWIVGLGAMGTLMAGGLFGLPPVESTQWGGLPLTLLLAVFGLTAAYPLGVLLALGRQSRLPAVKLLCVVYIELIRGVPLISLLFMASIIFPLFLPAGITINKILRAQVAIILFTAAYIAEVVRGGLQAIPKGQYEAAESLGLNYYLTMRLVVLPQALKIVIPPTVSILISAFKDTSLVVIIALYDVLKTTQTVLSNPEWMGFSREAYLFLAILYFAGCFSMSHAGRRLERQLSTNRQEGG
- a CDS encoding amino acid ABC transporter ATP-binding protein, which encodes MTNTALHQPPADTAPMLEMIDVHKWFGEFHVLRGINLTVHAKERIVICGPSGSGKSTLIRCINRLEEHQRGRIIVNGIELTHNIKNIEKIRSEVGMVFQHFNLFPHLTVLDNLTLGPIWVRKIPRKQAEEMAMYYLEKVHIADQARKYPGQLSGGQQQRVAIARSLCMNPKVMLFDEPTSALDPEMIKEVLDVMIELAQEGMTMLVVTHEMGFARSVAHRVLFMDGGRVVEENTPEEFFSNPKHERTRLFLSQILH
- a CDS encoding carbohydrate kinase family protein, producing the protein MAWNGYSKPVKASAQPLKEPQDAFWDVFGLGQCSLDYLGIIDRFPQADSKCEFRGLTMQGGGPVATALVALNRWGKRCLLCGVVGDDPFGEAILQSLHNEGVHTDGVQVRTEGASQFAFIAAEPATARRTIFWRRPTGAPLRPDEVPWQEVRRSRVILTDGFFMDAALALARKARAWNIPVVVDAGSLRDGMLDLARWSDHFIASEVFARSLMGTEDSEGACRKLASLGPEVVGVTLGARGSVFYYRGRLAFQEAYAVDVVDTTGCGDVFHGAYVYGLLEGWPVHERFRRASWAAAQVARRLGGRAGIPASLQGPIP
- a CDS encoding competence/damage-inducible protein A, with amino-acid sequence MGHEKRWCQPAVITVGQEVLYGERPNDNLLWLLRAFESFGIPAAVAMVLPDDEVAIGKHLAFLVSQGYRPIFVSGGIGGTHDDRTRQGIALALQRPLVRHEECFALLARRYGTRFTEQRQRMAWLPQGAQLMANPLGAPGFFVDPVYAFPGFPQMLHPMAQKVLEDLLRMEAPPERRVLELTLKIPEGDIAEEVESFAARHPSVEIGLYPSITPEGPTVCVRCRGSMNAASDWNAVHAFLKKLEASHPVVEPLHEVPPPSPQLV
- a CDS encoding LOG family protein; translation: MEEAQRVKRTLSFSQPNEDIDPLIEELMDRAGGVQHRGLVREMILAALKAGQESRSLLDLKLMNTTLKEMRFTAKIFGPYRHKRKVTVFGSARTGPHEPMYVMAREFGQALAASGFMVITGGGPGIMQAANEGAGPEHSFGVNIRLPFEQTMNPVVHQTPRSITYKYFFNRKVAFLKEADGVALFPGGFGTMDEAMETLTLLQTGKHNPVPLVFLEAPEGTYWVRFIQFLKDELLSRGLISPSDFHLFRRIPSVKGAVNEIRRFYRRYHSLRYTRDGLILRLSQPLPSGAEDDLRRDFQDILRPGGTIRLGPPLEEEKDEPDCAGLSHLYVDFHRRDFGRLRQFIDAVNDA